In Camelina sativa cultivar DH55 chromosome 17, Cs, whole genome shotgun sequence, the genomic stretch tgttcaaaagaaaaaaaacaaagagatcatcatcatccttggACATTGAGAAAACCGATAACGAGCCTTTCACTCTTGCTTCAAACGACTTTCACGGTATGCACACATACACACAACACAACATTTCGCCTTTATATAAGTTTGAAACGTAATTTAATCTAAGACTCCATATGGTTGCAGAAAACAATTCCATTCAGAGTTCTACATCAGTTGAGACAAAAAAACTGGATACTTCATTGTCTATTAATCTTCGGCCTCCACCAGTTGATAGAAACAAATcatttgatgatgaagattcAACAAGAAAGCCTAGTACTGTCAAGAAATCCATGGTGGTGGTTCCTTCACATGTGAAAGTCTATTCAGTTGCAGATCTCCAGATTGCTACTGGCAGTTTCAGCGTAGATAATCTTCTTGGAGAAGGGACTTTTGGACGAGTATACAGAGCTGAGTTTGATGATGGAAAGGTAATATTGTTATCTTATAATGTAATTCTAAACTTTCTCTTGAAACATGTCATGATGTTTTTGGAACACTCTTACCTTTCAGGTTCTTGCTGTGAAGAAAATAGATTCGTCTGCTCTTCCACATGGCATGACCGATGATTTCATTGGAATGGTATCAAAAATCGCCAGTTTGAATCATCCAAATGTGACCAAGCTTGTTGGTTACTGTGCTGAGCACGGACAACATCTCGTGGTCTATGAGTTCCACAAAAATGGATCATTACATGACTTCTTACACTTATCAGAAGAGGAAAGTAAAGGCTTGGTGTGGAATTCACGAGTCAAGATTGCTCTTGGGACTGCACGCGCATTAGAGTAAATTCCAAAAACAATTCATTGCTTAGCCAAAGAAACTGAGTATTTTGGTTAACAGAAAGTATTGTTCTTGCAGGTATCTGCATGAAGTTTGCTCACCATCTATAGTTGACAAGAATATCAAATCAGCTAATATTTTACTCGACTCAGAGCTGAATCCTCACTTATCAGATTCCGGTCTGGCAAGCTTCCTTCCCACAGCTGATGAGGTTTGCATACACAGTCTCTTATCCAAATTCTGTACTATTCTTCAACTTATTTGGTTGCTTAGATCATTCTGATACTTGCAGttaataaaccaaaccgatgAAGGGTATAGCGCACCTGAAGTATCAATGTCAGGTCAATATACTTTAAAGAGCGATGTTTACAGTTTTGGAGTAGTGATGCTTGAGCTCTTAACTGGGAGAAAACCATTTGACAGGTAAACACTATTATGATTATAACTCAGCTTGATTTAGATGAGGATTGTGTTTCTGAATTTAAGTCTTACAACTGGTAATATAACTTGAGCAGCACGAGGTCAAGATCTGAGCAGTCATTGGTTCGATGGGCGACGCCACAACTTCATGACATTGATGCCTTAGGCAAAATGGTTGATCCAGCTCTTAAAGGGCTTTATCCTGTtaaatctctctctcgattTGCAGATGTTATCGCTCTCTGCGTCCAggtaaaataatcaaaatcaaaatcttgtaAGTAACTTGCAAAATCAAGAAAGTCTTAACTGATGttgggttttgtttcttaacaGCCGGAGCCGGAGTTTAGACCACCGATGTCTGAAGTTGTGCAGGCTCTGGTTGTGTTAGTGCAGAGAGCTAACATGAGCAAGAGAACTGTCGGAGTTGATCCACCGCAACGTTCTGGTAACCCCGACACCACCAATGATTACATGTAAAAGTCCTCTCTCCGTCGGATGAAGtcacagaaacaacaaaaacaaaattggaagATAAATAGCATTGTATAATCCCattgttttattgtatttgtatgttGTTCCAATGGTTGTAGCCTCTTGAACAAAattctttcttgatttctttcaaCATCGGTTCTATATTGGCTTGGTTCAATTCGTTCTTGATCATTTACTTGTTATCAATTTCAAAGGACGTGACATCAGAAAAGACCAACTTAACAAAGAATTTATGGAATCCAAAAGTATCTGACactga encodes the following:
- the LOC104758726 gene encoding protein STRUBBELIG-RECEPTOR FAMILY 6-like; amino-acid sequence: MRRVNWAVVALFTVCIVGFELRFIHGATDASDTSALNTLFSSMHSPAQLTQWTAAAGDPCGQNWRGVTCSGSRVTQIKLPGLELSGTLGYMLDKLTSLTELDLSSNNLGGDLPYQLPPNLQRLNLANNQFTGAAQYSISHMTPLKYLNLGHNQFKGQIAIDFSKLNSLTTLDFSFNSFTNSLPGTFTSLTSLKSLYLQNNQFSGTVDVLAGLPLETLNIANNDFTGWIPSSLKGITLIKDGNSFNTGPAPPPPPGTPPIHGSPSRKSGGHENRSSGDQSTSNGDSKKSGIGAGAIAGIIISLLVVTALLVAFFLFKRKKTKRSSSSLDIEKTDNEPFTLASNDFHENNSIQSSTSVETKKLDTSLSINLRPPPVDRNKSFDDEDSTRKPSTVKKSMVVVPSHVKVYSVADLQIATGSFSVDNLLGEGTFGRVYRAEFDDGKVLAVKKIDSSALPHGMTDDFIGMVSKIASLNHPNVTKLVGYCAEHGQHLVVYEFHKNGSLHDFLHLSEEESKGLVWNSRVKIALGTARALEYLHEVCSPSIVDKNIKSANILLDSELNPHLSDSGLASFLPTADELINQTDEGYSAPEVSMSGQYTLKSDVYSFGVVMLELLTGRKPFDSTRSRSEQSLVRWATPQLHDIDALGKMVDPALKGLYPVKSLSRFADVIALCVQPEPEFRPPMSEVVQALVVLVQRANMSKRTVGVDPPQRSGNPDTTNDYM